The proteins below come from a single Ochotona princeps isolate mOchPri1 chromosome 6, mOchPri1.hap1, whole genome shotgun sequence genomic window:
- the ISLR gene encoding immunoglobulin superfamily containing leucine-rich repeat protein, translating into MQELRLLCWVALLGLTWACPEPCDCSRKYGFQIADCAYRDLETVPPGFPANVTTLSLSVNRLPSLPEGAFREVPLLQSLWLAHNEIRTVAAGALASLGQLKSLDLSHNLLSDFAWSDLHALGALQLLKMDSNELSSIPRDAFRSLQALRSLQLNHNRLHTLAEGTFTPLTALSHLQINDNPFDCTCGLVWLKAWALATAVSIPEQDNIACTSPSVLRGTPLSRLPPLPCWAPSVRLSYQPSQDGAELRPGFVLALHCAADGQPTPRLHWHIQTPGSGTVEITSPNTGTDGSALQGGQPRFRAFANGSLLIPNFSKLDEGAYSCVATNEMGSTESSVNVALATPGEDVVWHGFRGKATEGKGCYTVDNEVQPSGPEDSVVIIYLSRGGSHEAAVAGQAWAGQQPHGVLLVCHSLLLVLLADF; encoded by the coding sequence ATGCAGGAGCTGCGACTGCTCTGCTGGGTGGCTCTTCTGGGCCTAACATGGGCCTGCCCGGAGCCCTGCGACTGCAGCCGGAAGTATGGTTTCCAGATTGCCGACTGTGCCTACCGCGACCTGGAGACCGTGCCACCTGGCTTCCCGGCCAACGTGACCACCCTGAGCCTGTCAGTCAACCGGCTGCCAAGCCTGCCAGAGGGCGCCTTCCGGGAGGTGCCCCTGTTGCAGTCCCTGTGGCTGGCACACAACGAGATCCGCACGGTTGCTGCTGGTGCCCTGGCCTCCCTGGGCCAGCTCAAGAGCCTGGATCTCAGCCACAACCTCCTGTCCGACTTTGCCTGGAGCGACCTGCATGCGCTCGGGGCTCTACAGTTGCTCAAGATGGACAGCAACGAGCTGAGCTCCATTCCCCGTGATGCCTTCCGCAGCCTGCAAGCTCTGCGCTCACTGCAGCTCAACCACAACCGCCTGCACACGCTGGCCGAGGGCACCTTCACCCCCCTCACGGCCCTGTCGCACCTGCAGATCAACGACAACCCCTTTGACTGCACCTGTGGTCTTGTGTGGCTCAaggcctgggccctggccacGGCTGTGTCCATCCCGGAGCAGGACAACATCGCCTGCACGTCTCCCAGCGTGCTCAGGGGCACCCCACTGAGCCGCCTGCCGCCGTTGCCCTGCTGGGCGCCTTCAGTGCGGCTCAGCTACCAGCCCAGCCAGGACGGAGCCGAGCTGCGGCCTGGCTTCGTGCTGGCCCTGCATTGTGCAGCAGACGGGCAGCCAACCCCTCGGCTGCACTGGCACATCCAGACGCCTGGTAGCGGCACTGTGGAGATCACCAGCCCCAACACTGGCACAGATGGGAGCGCCCTGCAGGGCGGCCAGCCCCGCTTCCGGGCCTTCGCCAATGGCAGCTTGCTTATCCCCAACTTCAGTAAGCTGGATGAGGGCGCCTACAGTTGTGTGGCCACCAATGAAATGGGCAGCACCGAGAGCTCAGTGAATGTAGCTCTGGCCACACCAGGCGAGGACGTGGTGTGGCATGGGTTCCGAGGCAAAGCCACTGAGGGCAAGGGCTGCTACACGGTGGACAACGAGGTGCAGCCATCGGGGCCCGAAGACAGCGTGGTCATCATTTACCTGAGTCGTGGGGGAAGCCATGAGGCTGCCGTTGCGGGGCAAGCCTGGGCTGGCCAGCAGCCCCACGGCGTGCTCCTGGTGTGCCACAGCCTCCTCCTGGTCCTCCTAGCTGACTTctag
- the STRA6 gene encoding receptor for retinol uptake STRA6 isoform X2, translated as MASQAASNQTRQPVDDDDDGFGSWYIDEPQGPEASQPAEAVSACHPSVPLGLPHACLAALSLLALLLLAMTLRRRRLWPCCGLGRPALPSPVDFLTRDSPLLVPAALLVVLFSSLCLLLSGEDPLPFLSLASPPSPDGETETSRGPWRMLALLYYPALLYPLAACATAGHRVAHVLGSVLSLAHLGVQIWQKVECPQTPKIHRHYALLASLPLLLGLGLLSLWYLVQLLQSFSHKTGAGAKGWQGSYHEEYLKSLLCRKNLKGSSNVSKHSLLFRAWCGASHYVYIPQPGFRLPPMLLLSATLTGTAIYQVALLLLVTVVPTVQKARAGVTTDVAYLLAGFGIALPGDRQEIAELVKRHLWALEVCYILALVLSCSLTCLVLMRSLVTHRVNLQALYRGTAPDLGPPAHRPQPSRPAIFCWMSFSAYQTAFACLGLLVQQLIFFLTMAALAFLLFMPALHGSNRLLLRALQSSWHFWLTLALALILQNIAARWVFLDTRHSHPELTNRRALYATTFLLLPVNGMLGVLGATWRVLLSALYNTIHLGQMDLSLLPPRVATLDPGYHIYQNFLELEASQYHPAATAFCTLLLLQAQESRTRSLGIPAATQDSLSRREEEEEEGMQLLQTKDAIAKGATRPRASRCRTRWGLAYTLLRNPSLQAGRKRVLWAARANGTQP; from the exons ATGGCTTCCCAGGCAGCCAGTAACCAAACCAGGCAGCcggttgatgatgatgatgatggcttcGGCAGCTGGTACATTGACGAACCCCAGGGGCCGGAGGCGTCCCAGCCTGCTGA GGCAGTGTCCGCCTGCCACCCCAGTGTGCCGCTTGGCCTGCCGCatgcctgcctggctgccctgtCG ctcctggccctgctgcTATTGGCTATGACCCTGAGGCGCCGCCGGCTCTGGCCCTGCTGTGGGCTTGGCCGGCCAGCACTGCCCAG CCCTGTGGACTTCCTGACCAGGGACAGCCCCTTgctggtgcccgctgctctcctCGTGGTCCTCTTCAGCTCACTGTGCCTTCTGCTCTCTGGCGAGGACCCATTGCCCTTCCTGTCCCTTGCCTCGCCTCCCAGCCCAG atggggaaactgagacctCAAGAG ggccGTGGAGGATGCTGGCCTTACTCTATTACCCTGCCCTCCTGTACCCTCTGGCCGCTTGCGCCACAGCTGGACACCGAGTCGCGCACGTGCTGGGCAGTGTGCTATCTTTGGCTCATCTTGGGGTGCAGATATGGCAGAAAGTGGAGTGTCCCCAAACACCCAAG ATCCACAGGCACTACGCGCTGCTGgcttccctgcccctcctgctgggCCTCGGGCTTCTGAGCCTTTGGTATCTGGTGCAGCTGCTGCAAAGCTTCAGCCACAAGACAGGAGCAGGCGCCAAG gggtggcagggcagcTACCATGAGGAGTATCTGAAGAGCCTCCTGTGCCGGAAGAACCTGAAAGGCAG CTCCAATGTCTCCAAACACAGCCTTCTGTTCCGAGCGTGGTGTGGCGCTAGTCACTATGTCTACATTCCCCAGCCAG GATTTCGCCTGCCGCCAATGCTCCTACTGTCAGCCACACTAACAGGGACGGCCATCTACCAG gtggccctgctgctgctggtgactgTGGTCCCCACGGTGCAGaaggccagggcaggggtcacCACGGACGTGGCCTATCTGCTGGCTGGCTTTGGGATCGCGCTGCCTGGGGACAGGCAGGAGATTGCTGAACTGGTGAAGCGCCATCTCTGGGCTCTGGAAG TTTGCTACATCTTGGCCTTGGTCCTGTCCTGCTCTCTCACCTGCCTGGTCCTGATGCGTTCACTGGTGACACACAG GGTCAACCTGCAGGCTCTGTACCGAGGAACTGCCCCAGACTTGGGCCCCCCAGCCCACAGACCCCAGCCTTCCCGCCCTGCCATATTCTGCTGGATGAGCTTCAGTGCCTATCAGACGGCCTTCGCCTGCCTGG gcctccTGGTACAGCAGCTCATCTTTTTCCTGACCATGGCAGCCCTGGCCTTCCTGCTCTTCATGCCGGCACTCCATGGCAGCAACCGCCTGCTCCTGAGGGCCCTGCAGTCCTCCTG GCACTTCTGGCTGACTCTGGCCCTGGCTCTGATCCTACAGAACATAGCAGCTCGCTGGGTCTTCCTAGACACACGCCACAGCCACCCAGAGCTCACCAACCG GCGAGCGCTGTACGCCACcaccttcctcctgctccccgtCAACGGGATGCTGGGCGTCCTGGGGGCCACCTGGCgtgtgctgctctctgccctctACAACACCATCCACCTGGGCCAGATGGACCTCAGCCTGCTGCCTCCTCGAGTGGCCACTCTTGACCCAG GATACCACATTTACCAGAACTTTCTGGAGCTGGAGGCTAGCCAGTACCATCCTGCCGCAACCGCTTTCTgcaccctgctgctgctgcaggcacaggAAAGCCGAACCCGTTCTTTAGGGATCCCTGCCGCTACCCAAGACAGCCTCAgccggagggaggaggaggaagaagaag GAATGCAGTTGCTGCAGACCAAGGACGCCATTGCCAAGGGAGCCACCAGGCCCCGGGCTAGCCGCTGCAGGACCCGTTGGGGCCTGGCTTACACACTGCTGCGAAACCCCAGCTTGCAGGCTGGGCGGAAGAGGGTGCTGTGGGCTGCCCGGGCCAACGGCACCCAGCCCTGA
- the STRA6 gene encoding receptor for retinol uptake STRA6 isoform X1: MASQAASNQTRQPVDDDDDGFGSWYIDEPQGPEASQPAEAVSACHPSVPLGLPHACLAALSLLALLLLAMTLRRRRLWPCCGLGRPALPSPVDFLTRDSPLLVPAALLVVLFSSLCLLLSGEDPLPFLSLASPPSPDGETETSRGPWRMLALLYYPALLYPLAACATAGHRVAHVLGSVLSLAHLGVQIWQKVECPQTPKIHRHYALLASLPLLLGLGLLSLWYLVQLLQSFSHKTGAGAKQGWQGSYHEEYLKSLLCRKNLKGSSNVSKHSLLFRAWCGASHYVYIPQPGFRLPPMLLLSATLTGTAIYQVALLLLVTVVPTVQKARAGVTTDVAYLLAGFGIALPGDRQEIAELVKRHLWALEVCYILALVLSCSLTCLVLMRSLVTHRVNLQALYRGTAPDLGPPAHRPQPSRPAIFCWMSFSAYQTAFACLGLLVQQLIFFLTMAALAFLLFMPALHGSNRLLLRALQSSWHFWLTLALALILQNIAARWVFLDTRHSHPELTNRRALYATTFLLLPVNGMLGVLGATWRVLLSALYNTIHLGQMDLSLLPPRVATLDPGYHIYQNFLELEASQYHPAATAFCTLLLLQAQESRTRSLGIPAATQDSLSRREEEEEEGMQLLQTKDAIAKGATRPRASRCRTRWGLAYTLLRNPSLQAGRKRVLWAARANGTQP, translated from the exons ATGGCTTCCCAGGCAGCCAGTAACCAAACCAGGCAGCcggttgatgatgatgatgatggcttcGGCAGCTGGTACATTGACGAACCCCAGGGGCCGGAGGCGTCCCAGCCTGCTGA GGCAGTGTCCGCCTGCCACCCCAGTGTGCCGCTTGGCCTGCCGCatgcctgcctggctgccctgtCG ctcctggccctgctgcTATTGGCTATGACCCTGAGGCGCCGCCGGCTCTGGCCCTGCTGTGGGCTTGGCCGGCCAGCACTGCCCAG CCCTGTGGACTTCCTGACCAGGGACAGCCCCTTgctggtgcccgctgctctcctCGTGGTCCTCTTCAGCTCACTGTGCCTTCTGCTCTCTGGCGAGGACCCATTGCCCTTCCTGTCCCTTGCCTCGCCTCCCAGCCCAG atggggaaactgagacctCAAGAG ggccGTGGAGGATGCTGGCCTTACTCTATTACCCTGCCCTCCTGTACCCTCTGGCCGCTTGCGCCACAGCTGGACACCGAGTCGCGCACGTGCTGGGCAGTGTGCTATCTTTGGCTCATCTTGGGGTGCAGATATGGCAGAAAGTGGAGTGTCCCCAAACACCCAAG ATCCACAGGCACTACGCGCTGCTGgcttccctgcccctcctgctgggCCTCGGGCTTCTGAGCCTTTGGTATCTGGTGCAGCTGCTGCAAAGCTTCAGCCACAAGACAGGAGCAGGCGCCAAG caggggtggcagggcagcTACCATGAGGAGTATCTGAAGAGCCTCCTGTGCCGGAAGAACCTGAAAGGCAG CTCCAATGTCTCCAAACACAGCCTTCTGTTCCGAGCGTGGTGTGGCGCTAGTCACTATGTCTACATTCCCCAGCCAG GATTTCGCCTGCCGCCAATGCTCCTACTGTCAGCCACACTAACAGGGACGGCCATCTACCAG gtggccctgctgctgctggtgactgTGGTCCCCACGGTGCAGaaggccagggcaggggtcacCACGGACGTGGCCTATCTGCTGGCTGGCTTTGGGATCGCGCTGCCTGGGGACAGGCAGGAGATTGCTGAACTGGTGAAGCGCCATCTCTGGGCTCTGGAAG TTTGCTACATCTTGGCCTTGGTCCTGTCCTGCTCTCTCACCTGCCTGGTCCTGATGCGTTCACTGGTGACACACAG GGTCAACCTGCAGGCTCTGTACCGAGGAACTGCCCCAGACTTGGGCCCCCCAGCCCACAGACCCCAGCCTTCCCGCCCTGCCATATTCTGCTGGATGAGCTTCAGTGCCTATCAGACGGCCTTCGCCTGCCTGG gcctccTGGTACAGCAGCTCATCTTTTTCCTGACCATGGCAGCCCTGGCCTTCCTGCTCTTCATGCCGGCACTCCATGGCAGCAACCGCCTGCTCCTGAGGGCCCTGCAGTCCTCCTG GCACTTCTGGCTGACTCTGGCCCTGGCTCTGATCCTACAGAACATAGCAGCTCGCTGGGTCTTCCTAGACACACGCCACAGCCACCCAGAGCTCACCAACCG GCGAGCGCTGTACGCCACcaccttcctcctgctccccgtCAACGGGATGCTGGGCGTCCTGGGGGCCACCTGGCgtgtgctgctctctgccctctACAACACCATCCACCTGGGCCAGATGGACCTCAGCCTGCTGCCTCCTCGAGTGGCCACTCTTGACCCAG GATACCACATTTACCAGAACTTTCTGGAGCTGGAGGCTAGCCAGTACCATCCTGCCGCAACCGCTTTCTgcaccctgctgctgctgcaggcacaggAAAGCCGAACCCGTTCTTTAGGGATCCCTGCCGCTACCCAAGACAGCCTCAgccggagggaggaggaggaagaagaag GAATGCAGTTGCTGCAGACCAAGGACGCCATTGCCAAGGGAGCCACCAGGCCCCGGGCTAGCCGCTGCAGGACCCGTTGGGGCCTGGCTTACACACTGCTGCGAAACCCCAGCTTGCAGGCTGGGCGGAAGAGGGTGCTGTGGGCTGCCCGGGCCAACGGCACCCAGCCCTGA